Proteins co-encoded in one Rhopalosiphum maidis isolate BTI-1 chromosome 2, ASM367621v3, whole genome shotgun sequence genomic window:
- the LOC113554337 gene encoding cation-independent mannose-6-phosphate receptor-like isoform X3: MMLYKLLLIFAAYATVIHCDDCVFNLKHKEKHLQFDLTRFEDLQKVNFTNSNDMYLNIKLCKSNKHISTCDGIKSKICLIKNKKYFTESDIGSKIKEVKLDFKDQLILSLEGNTICEKNQKYSTDLTFVCNKNMIGNKADYKLNVNHCKYIIELTSAVGCPIDDLDIRNVCNVSIPHINFVFNLNLLRRLTNNYLVENQSRKFELNICGRLTDNNKCGGNITTICDITDIRNPKVYAVGKYANDKLLYDTNSKSLKLIQHERASKKKKGRRIELIFKCDENIIPENTKPTFLNEENYHDKKISPNIAYFEVATSAVCIPRMVSCEVITNYTARFNLKPLHKRVDNWRILNENNGGIFYLNICGYLNEYDRQIPTSCKVGGKTSACYVDSSGKGISIGSTQIGPYYNGNSIIINYTDGDNCSNFLKWSTVINLTCSGESKLIHESTNFTLCIHVFNWKTPKACEILFERKDQCMVTHPWYSHIVYNVSNLKNQIFKKEIEDNASFRFSICSPLQEPCNGILDSAACWSMDGTEMNIGLFTEQIVFDNGSIYISMHGEKCVNNEQGPNSYTIIRFVCDYLDSKWIDFKKDFDECTFEFTIYTKHACTQPLKIDCTVDDKLGNVFDLSKLTKFSSNYEITTSQKTTIILNVCHSVINNDINAVNCQFNSGVCLVDHNNLLYSNRYKNLGDVKQSPYKIGNKIILEMINGFYNGHKVSSVIEFICSNQNNGPILTVEENYKYIFQWFTPLVCSNHQHIKKREIIKNDSTLKSTITIKGLSYTTYICPKNKNDVNCNSEISLNNEFPHGRNIILFVNEQKNVYTLHNNLYFNHNSNITCDEDINTTVLIRFMFYCGYELQLPTIQKHHCTTTVLSINPEMCDEKLECNVSLYDLTPIKGTHIVNINGIKYFINICIPGAKGIGGIMQVNNISYNIGYQVTPIKSYVQDIIEIDFKNGDKCLDSTSKLSKTRQYSTKITLLCDITEAEGKPILKVSDNNCTLQFEWKTSFVCSRKLMVEFDKDMCAATIKRPSQNVKNNTIIDFNNILIINNLTDYSTKTNYQVNFCNGTVNLNGTTFYGNMNLEYDISKKQLLANFQNKNDKHLKNVDIIVACSKSTEDLSKFNVIATDNGVRIGTYSKGICCMDFNDHTNEEICKTYHLIPISTTTTVENQLNY; encoded by the exons atgatgttatataaattgttactaATATTTGCTGCCTATGCCACAGTCATACATTGTGATGATTGTGTTTTCAATCTGAAACACAAAGAAAAACATCTTCAATTTGATTTGActcg tttcgaAGACCTTCAAAAAGTGAATTTTACCAATTCTaatgatatgtatttaaatataaagttatgtAAAAGCAATAAACATATATCGACTTGTGATGGAATTAAGtccaaaatatgtttaattaaaaacaaaaaatatttcacagaATCAGATATTGGATCCAAAATTAAAG aagtgaaattagattttaaagatCAACTTATTTTATCTTTGGAAGGAAATActatttgtgaaaaaaatcaaaaatattctacaGATCTAACTTTTGtttgcaataaaaat ATGATTGGTAATAAAGCGGATTATAAGCTGAATGTAAATCATtgcaagtatattatagaattgacTTCTGCAGTTGGTTGCCCAATAGATGATTTAGATATACGAAATGTTTGCAACGTTTCAATAcctcatattaattttgt attTAATTTGAATCTCTTACGCCGTTTAACCAATAACTATTTGGTAGAAAACCAAAGTCGTAAATTTGAGCTCAATATCTGTGGCCGTCTAACTGACAACAACAAATGTGGTGGTAATATCACTACAATATGTGATATAACTGATATCAGAAATCCTAAAGTGTATGCTGTAGGAAAATATGCAAATGACAAACTTCTTTATGATACAAATAGTAAAAGCTTAAAATTGATTCAACACGAAAGagcttctaaaaaaaaaa aaGGTAGaagaattgaattaatttttaaatgtgatgaaaatatcattcctgaaaatacaaaaccaacatttttaaatgaagaaaattatcatgataaaaaaatttctccaaatattgcatattttgaaGTTGCTACATCTGCTGTTTGTATACCAAGAATGGTATCATGTGAA gtaattactaattatacggCTCGTTTCAATTTAAAACCTTTACACAAACGAGTAGACAATTGGAGAATTCTTAATGAAAACAATGGtggaattttttacttaaatatttgtggatatttaaatgaatatgataGACAAATTCCAACTTCATGTAAAG tTGGAGGTAAAACTTCGGCTTGTTATGTGGATAGTTCAGGTAAAGGAATTTCCATTGGGTCAACTCAAATTGGTCCATACTATAAcggaaattcaataataataaattacacag ATGGAGATAATTGTAGTAATTTTTTGAAGTGGTcaacagttattaatttaacatgttCTGGTGAGTCAAAACTCATACATGAATCAACAAATTTCACTTTGTGTATCCATGTATTTAATTGGAAAACCCCTAAAGCGTGTGAAATAttg TTTGAGAGAAAAGATCAGTGCATGGTTACACATCCATGGTATTCTCATATTGTGTACAATGTTAGCAATTtgaaaaatcagatttttaaaaaagaaatagaaGATAACGCATCATTTCGGTTTAGTATTTGTAGTCCATTGCAAGAACCATGTAATGGTATTTTAGATTCAGCTGCTTGTTGGTCAATGGACGGAACTGAAATGAACATAGGACTATTTACTGAACAAATAGTGTTTGATAATGGTTCCATCTATATATCCATGCATGGagaaaaatgtgttaataacgAGCAGGGACCTAatagttatactattattagatTTGTATGTGATTACTTGGATTCAAAATGGATTGATTTCAAAAAA gacTTTGATGAATGCACTTTTGAATTcactatatatacaaaacatgCTTGTACACAACCGTTAAAAATTGACTGCACTGTTGATGATAAATTGGGAAATGTTTTTGATCTcagtaaattaactaaatttagtAGTAACTATGAAATTACCACTAGCCAAAagacaacaattattttaaatgtttgtcattctgttattaataatgatattaatgctGTAAATTGTCAATTCAATAGTGGTGTTTGTTTAGTtgaccataataatttattatattctaaccg ATACAAAAATCTTGGTGATGTGAAGCAGAGCCCTTATAAAAtaggaaataaaattatattagaaatgatcaatggtttttataatggCCACAAAGTTTCTTcagttattgaatttatatgttcaaatcaaaataat ggTCCAATATTAACTGTTGAAgagaattataagtatatattccAATGGTTTACACCACTGGTATGCTCTAATCatcaacatataaaaaaaagagaaataataaaaaatgatagtaCATTAAAATCAACTATAACAATTAAAGGATTAAGCTATACCACATATATTTGTCCCAAAAATAAGAATGATGTCAATTGTAATTCAG aaatTAGTTTGAATAATGAATTTCCACATGgacgaaatataattttgtttgttaacgaacaaaaaaatgtatatactttgCACAACAActtgtattttaatcataacagTAACATAACTTGTGATGAAGATATAAATACAACAGTACTAATAaggtttatgttttattgtggGTATGAGTTACAATTACcaacaattcaaaaacatCATTGTACAACTACTGTCCTCAGTATTAATCCAGAAATGTGTGATGAAAAa ttggAATGCAATGTGAGTTTGTATGATTTAACACCAATAAAAGGAActcatatagttaatattaatggaataaagtattttataaacatatgtatTCCTGGAGCAAAAGGTATTGGAGGAATAATGCAAGTCAACAATATAAGTTAT aatattggtTATCAAGTAACAccaataaaaagttatgtgCAGGATATCAttgaaatagattttaaaaatggtgataaatgtttagattcaacttcaaaattatctaaaacacGTCAATATTctacaaaaattacattactGTGTGATATTACTGAAGCTGaa ggaaaaccaattttaaagGTCTCTGATAACAATTGCACATTACAATTTGAATGGAAAACTAGTTTTGTATGCAGCAGAAAATTGATGGTTGAATTTGATAAGGATATGTGTGCAGCAACGATTAAAAGACCTagtcaaaatgttaaaaacaatacaatcatagattttaataatattttaattattaataat ttaactgATTATTCAACTAAGACAAATTACCAAGTAAATTTTTGCAATGGAACTGTCAATTTAAATGGAACAACATTTTATGGAAATATGAATCTTGAGTATGATATATCTAAGAAACAATTACTtgctaattttcaaaataaaaatgataaac atttaaaaaatgtggaCATTATTGTTGCATGTTCCAAATCAACAGAAgacttatcaaaatttaatgtcATAGCAACAGAT aatggaGTAAGAATTGGTACATATTCAAAAGGTATATGTTGTATGGATTTCAATGATCACACAAATgaagaaatatgtaaaacatatCATTTAATTCCAATATCAACTACAACTACTGTTGAAAACCAGCT aaattactaa